Within the Aspergillus luchuensis IFO 4308 DNA, chromosome 5, nearly complete sequence genome, the region GTTCTACCAACCCGGCAAAACCGACCACGGCCTGCCTCATGATCCATTCAAGGTAAGTACTTGGATTCCCCtgctccaactccaactccaacaaTGATTCATCCCCAATGATCTACCCCGCATATGCCAACTTTCCCCCTCACAATCGCCAataacctcaccaccacaaacTCATTCAAACTTCCTATCTCACCTCCCAAATTCACAAATTAAATAACTAACAAAAAATCAAATTAAATCTAGGCATGCGTCGTCCCCCGCCCCATCGGCTGGATCAGCACAACCTCTCCCACCGGAGCCCCCAACCTCGCGCCCTACAGCCAATTCACAAACCTAACGTTCGACCCACCCTACGTTctcttcagcagcaaccaaACCGTAACCGGAGACCGAAAGGACACCGTCGTGAACGCCGAATCTACCGGCTCCTTTGTGTGGAACCTCGCGACCTGGGACCTGCGCGAAGCGATGAACATCACGGCGCAACAGTTTCCCTACGGAGTGAATGAATTTGAGAAGGCTGGGTTGACTGCTGAACCGTCTACTGTTCTTCCGGTGCAAGTGCCCATGGTGAAGGAGTCGCCAGTGCGGTTTGAGTGTGTGTATCATTCTACGATGAGATTGCCGGCGAATCCGCCTATGGGGACGGTGGATGTGGTTGTGGGACGGGTGGTCGGGGTGCATATTGATGAGGGGGTGCTTACGGATGGGATTCTGGatgtgaagaagacgaagccgATTGCTAGGTGTGGGTATTTCCAGtatgcggtggtggaggatacGTTTGAGATGGTGATTCCGGGGATGTCGAAGGATGTGCTTtatgggttggaggggagtgCGAGGATGAATGGGGAGAAGGcaagggagatggaggctAAGGAagcgaggaaggagagagggtTGTTGTAGACCAGGTTAATGAAAGAATGTATATAGATGGAGTTGGCTTCGTGATGAATGTATATACTCTGGTGATAGTGTGTATAGGTTTACCCCCAGATTCTGAATGGTATAGATGAGTTGTAGCATCCCGCGTCAAGCCAGTCGCCTGTGA harbors:
- a CDS encoding flavin reductase family protein (COG:C;~EggNog:ENOG410PKE4;~InterPro:IPR012349,IPR002563;~PFAM:PF01613;~go_function: GO:0010181 - FMN binding [Evidence IEA]), with the translated sequence MFYQPGKTDHGLPHDPFKACVVPRPIGWISTTSPTGAPNLAPYSQFTNLTFDPPYVLFSSNQTVTGDRKDTVVNAESTGSFVWNLATWDLREAMNITAQQFPYGVNEFEKAGLTAEPSTVLPVQVPMVKESPVRFECVYHSTMRLPANPPMGTVDVVVGRVVGVHIDEGVLTDGILDVKKTKPIARCGYFQYAVVEDTFEMVIPGMSKDVLYGLEGSARMNGEKAREMEAKEARKERGLL